A window of Hymenobacter siberiensis genomic DNA:
CGTCGTAGAGGCGGCGGCGGTCCTGGTCGGCGTCCAGCTCACGGAACGAGTAGCTCTTGTTCAGGGTAATGCGCGGGTGGTAGAAGTCGTCGCCGGCGGGTACGAACAATACTTCGTTCACCAAAGCAAACAGGCCTTTTTGCAGCCAGGCAAAATACTCGGCGTGCTCGGGCTGGGCGGATACTTTCTGGGCGATGTAGGCTTCTATTTTGCGCTGGTCGCTTACGGCTTCCTTGAGGTGAATGCGGCCGAAGCTGGCATCGTTAAGGTACTCGTCGAACACGGCCTGGGCCTCGCCCTGGAAGATATCCTGGAGCATGTGCCAGCGGATGTAGGGCTCGCAGAGGCGCGAGTAATCGAACCAGCCCAGGCGGCGCTCAATCTCGTGGCGGTGCAGCGGCAGGGCGGGCGCGAAGTGGCCCAGCAGGCCTTCCACCGACTCAATGGGCATTTCCCAGATGCGGAAGAAGCCCAGGATGTGGTCGATGCGCAGCGTGTCGAAGTAGCGGGCGAGGTGGCCCATGCGCTGCTTCCACCACAGGTAGCCGTCTTCGGCCATGCGCTGCCAGTTGTAGGTGGGGAAGCGCCAATTCTGGCCGGTGGTGGAGAAATCATCGGGCGGGGCACCGGCCTGGCTGTCCATGTGGTAGAGCTCGGGCTGGGTCCAGGCGTCCACGGAGTGGCGGTAGATGCCGATGGGCAGGTCGCCTTTCAGCACCACGCCACGGGAGCGGGCATAGGCCACGGCGGCGCGCAGCTGCTTGTCGAGGTGGTACTGGGTGAAGAAGAACAGGCCGTATTCGTCGTAGTCCAGCGCGGTTTCGGCGGTGAGCTCGGCCAGGTTTTGCGGGGTGCGGAACTGCGCGGGCCACTCCTGGAAATCGGCGGTGTGGTACCGGTCGCGCAGGGCCGAGAAGGCCGCGTAGGGCACCAGCCAGTCGGCCTGACTGGCGTAGAACTCGCGGTACTCAGCATCGGACAGAAAGGCTGCTTTCTCCTGCTTGTACAGCAGCTTGAGGAACTTCCACTTGGCATTCATCACCGGCTCGTAGTCTACGAAATCCTTGGCGTTGAATTCGACTTTGAGCGTGGCCAGCTCCTTAGCGGCTTTCTTGTCTTTGAGGGCGGCAATGCCTTCGAGGTGAATAAACTGCGGGTGCAGCGCAAACACCGAGATGGCCGCGTAGGGGTACGAATCGACCCAGGTATGCGTAGCCGTGGTGTCGTTGATGGGCAGAATCTGCACCAGTTTGAGACCGGTTTGCACGGCCCAATCGGTGAGCAGCATCAAGTCGGAGAACTCCCCTACCCCGAGGCCGGCGGCGCTGCGCATGGCAAACACGGGCAGGGCCACGCCGGCCCCGCGCCAGGTGGTGGCGTACTGATACGCCTCGTCGTTGAAGACGCGGGCTACGATGTAGTCCTGCGTGGCGGGCACCACGCGGTTTTCGCCGCCTTCCATGTCGAGGGCGTGGCCAGCGGCGGCGTCCCACATGGCGTATTTATAGTGGCAGTCCTCGCCGGGATTTTGCAGCGTCACGGTGCCGCTCCAGGTGGGGTAGTCGGCATCAGCGAGCACGAGGGCTTTGGTGTTGTCCCAGGCCCCCAGGGCGGGGTCGGAGCCGAGGATGCAGAGGCCGTGCTGCGGCGCTACGCGCGGGGCCAAGAGGCGGAAGGTGGTTTGGCCAGCGGCGGGATACGTGGTGCCTGGCCCGGCTACAACTGTTTCGGCAGCAGCTTTGGCAGTCTTGGTTTTGGCGGCGGGCGCTTTTTTGGCTTTGGCGGCCGGGGTTTCGGCGGGGGCTTTGGCCGGGTCGTACCCGGTAGGGCGGCGGAACAGAACTTTGGTGAAGGCGGCGGTCAGCAGCTCGTTTTCGGGCTGGCCGGGGGCGCGCCAGTAGTCGGCCAGGTGCAGGCGAGGCGTGCGGGCGGCATCGTAGGCGATGGCGCGGTTGGGGCCGGCCTCCCAGTGCTCGCCACTGGTGTTGGCGTCGCGCAGCACATACTTATAGGTAAGCTCGCCGGCGGCGTCGGGCACGGTCAACTCAATGCTCCAGCAGGTGCTGGCTTCGTCGTAGTGCATGTCGGCAGCGGCGGCGGGCTGCCAGTTGCCGAGGTCGGGATGGGAGCCGCACACGGCCAGATGCTGGCCGAATACGGTGCGGTAGGGAAGGGAAAAACGTAGTATCATGGGGCACGCGGTGGGGTTTGGGAGATGCAAGATAGGGACTTACCAAGAGAGGATTTACGAAGCAGCGCGGGAGTAATTATGCTCAAACGGTTGCGCACGGACAGCCAAACGGGCCAGGGCTCACGCAGCTGAGCCGGGTCGCGTTCGGCCGGCAGGGCGGCGCGGCGCCAGCCAACCCCAGCAGTTGGTTTTGCGTTTGGAAGATGCCTCTGCTTTGTGTTGCCGCTAATTACCTCCTGCTTTGTCCACTTTTCTGCGTCGTGCCCTCTACGGAATTCTAGGGTTAATAGCTCTGGTGCTACTCCTCGTTATCGGGGTGGTGGTGTTCTTACAATTCCCATCGGGCCAGGACTTTGTGGCCAGCCGCGCCGAAAGCTACCTGCGCGGCAAGCTCAAGACGGAGGTCAGAATCGGGAAATTCCGGACTGATTTTCGCCACGCCATCAACCTCGACGGTGTGTACCTGGCCGACCAGCAGCGCGACACGCTTTTATCGGTGGGCCACCTCGGCGTCGACATTGATATATGGGCATTGCTGCACAGCCAGATAAATATTTCCAATGTTGAGCTAAACGACGGCCGCGTGCGCCTCACGCGCACCGAACCCGACTCGGTGAACAACTACGACTTCATCATCGATGCCTTCGTGGACCCGAATGCGCCGGTCGATACCACGGCATCGACCCTGAAGTACAACATCGGCAAGGCGCGGCTCACGAATATCTACTTCACGCAGCTCGACCAGGTGACAGGCTCCGACATTCGGGCCCGCATCGGCGAGTTTGCGGCCAACATGGACGAGGTAGATGTGGATAAGTCCATCTACAAGGTGGGTAAAGCCGCGCTACACCGCTCGGCCATCAGCATCGTGCAGACCAAAACGGCCCCGCAGGTGGATAACCCCGCCCCATCTACGCCCATTGAGGTACAGTTCGGCATCAACCAGGCCACGCTCGACAGCGTGGGGTTTGTGTATAAAAACGCGCCCTCGGGCCAGTATATCAGCACCACCATCGGCCTGGCCGACATCACGGCTAAGAATATCGACCTGCAGAAAGAGCTGGTGGCGCTGGATAAGCTCACGCTCAAAAACACCACTTTTGCCTACGCCCAGAACAAGGACATTGCGGTGGAAGAGCGCGTGGTGAACCCCGCCGAGGTGGTGCGCAAGCTTGATGAGGCTGCCGACCAGAACAAGGCCGCCACCGGCCAGCGCCTGGCCTGGAAGGTGACGCTGAACGAGTCTGACATCAGCGGGCTCGACGTGAAATTCGACAACTTCAACGAGCCCAAACAGAAGACCCGCCTGCCGGCGCTGGACTACAACCACCTTGCCTTCAGCGACCTGGTGCTGAACACCCACGACCTGA
This region includes:
- a CDS encoding 4-alpha-glucanotransferase; its protein translation is MILRFSLPYRTVFGQHLAVCGSHPDLGNWQPAAAADMHYDEASTCWSIELTVPDAAGELTYKYVLRDANTSGEHWEAGPNRAIAYDAARTPRLHLADYWRAPGQPENELLTAAFTKVLFRRPTGYDPAKAPAETPAAKAKKAPAAKTKTAKAAAETVVAGPGTTYPAAGQTTFRLLAPRVAPQHGLCILGSDPALGAWDNTKALVLADADYPTWSGTVTLQNPGEDCHYKYAMWDAAAGHALDMEGGENRVVPATQDYIVARVFNDEAYQYATTWRGAGVALPVFAMRSAAGLGVGEFSDLMLLTDWAVQTGLKLVQILPINDTTATHTWVDSYPYAAISVFALHPQFIHLEGIAALKDKKAAKELATLKVEFNAKDFVDYEPVMNAKWKFLKLLYKQEKAAFLSDAEYREFYASQADWLVPYAAFSALRDRYHTADFQEWPAQFRTPQNLAELTAETALDYDEYGLFFFTQYHLDKQLRAAVAYARSRGVVLKGDLPIGIYRHSVDAWTQPELYHMDSQAGAPPDDFSTTGQNWRFPTYNWQRMAEDGYLWWKQRMGHLARYFDTLRIDHILGFFRIWEMPIESVEGLLGHFAPALPLHRHEIERRLGWFDYSRLCEPYIRWHMLQDIFQGEAQAVFDEYLNDASFGRIHLKEAVSDQRKIEAYIAQKVSAQPEHAEYFAWLQKGLFALVNEVLFVPAGDDFYHPRITLNKSYSFRELDADQDRRRLYDDIYVDFFFRRHEEFWRQQGLVKLPPVRYATDMLICGEDLGMVPASVPGVMKELGILGLNVQRMPSNPETEFSHPNDAAYLSVVTPSSHDTSTIRGWWEEDRVRTQRFFETILGHWREVAPFYCEPWVAREILVQHLHSPAMWAIFPLQDLLAMDSHLRRANPHEEQINVPSNPNHFWKYRLHFPLEELVDAVGFNEPLRALVAASGRG